AATCACCAACATAAAGAATCTCAAgccatttaaatttttttttttgagttgatTAGGGCTTTGAAAGAAGTGCTAGTTAATTAATTCAGTATATCGAATGAAACATATGATAATATGTTTCTATTAGAAATCTCTCACCAATTTACTACTATTTGTTGGATATGCCCTTCAAATTATATACAGATTACGattaatttttctattcaaTATAAGATTATTATTCTTCGTACATTTTTTAACACGTATATAATACTGTGAGCTACTAACACATACCATAGACCCAATACAATCACGCGATAGTAATGTACTAATCATAATTAATATTTCCATAAATGCAATTTGCATATTAGGCGCGACCAACACAGgacacaaatataaatattttggacAATGCAAATACCATATGGCATAAGTAATTTTACGTGTTCGATACGATTAGAACATGATTACTGAACTAGCTAACAATAAagaaatataaacaaaaaatctcacaatttttattttatatctatatatcaaattattattcttaccacaaaaaatattaatagctTATTGTGTCAAGTGCCGTAATAGGACGGTGGCACAATTGGACAAGTATTGTTTTGATTTAGGCTAAGCAGGTTACCAACCACATTTGATCACATAACCAACATTATTTTCccctataaaaaaaaacaattttatgTCTTATTATGatattattatcatataatGTGTACCCAAAAAGGACAAAAATAATGACGCTTGATATAAACAAATGCACAAGGGAGGTGTCATATACTTGTCCTCTTTTGGTAGTCGAAATCACCACCTCTTACAAAAAGAACATGGGAGACATTTGGCATTTTCCCCCTCcatttttttgtcattttaatTCAGACCCACAAAAATCCAAGAtctgtgaaaagaaaaaaaaaatagatatataaaaaggAACCAACAAGTTGTCTCTTCACTGTTTCGGTTTAAAATGGGAGGAGAGGGATGCGTTTTATTTTCatgcaaaagagaaaaaaataaaaataataatgttaCGATAGTGTCATCGCTAGCTTATATTTAAACAAATTGGTCTTTTAGAATGAAAATTACATTCCCATTTTATTACTTGAATAGGGTGAAATGCATGACCAATTTCTACAATTTCAAAATTAGATGGCAAAAAATATGCGTTACATACAGtagaaaagtttaaatttttttatttatttttgcaagGAATAACATGTTTTATAGATAATACAGATTCAATAAATAAATCGGGATCTAACTTTGTAAGATATTAGCTAGATGCATTTTTAGAGGCTAGATTTTACTCTCACAAACTATTATCAAACCTTATCcaacaaaaccaaaataaaaaataatatcggCAAAGTAGCTACTTCGTGTTTtgttaatcctttttttttctttttaaggttTTGCTCGTCGTATCGAGTAAAGCCTATTATCTCACTTCTGTAGTCTAATTCATACTTACAATGAACGAAGCGGATAGtatattatcttttattttcaagaaatatgaaatcaaaataaaataatcaaagtaaaagaaaatgtCAATGTTTGCTTCTAAAAGAAACTATGAACATATGCAATGATAAAGACTCATCAAAACCAATACTAATTAAGTAACTCTCACAACGACACGATCAAAACTTAAATAACACGCCTCATTGATTATAAACTATCACTTGCTCCATAGTGGACAAAAAAGAGGGATTATTTTAACTTAACTATATTAGTGGATCAAAGTGGACGCAATCAAGTACAAGTAGAAGTGGAAGCATCATAGAAGTCTCACTCACATGAGGACCAAGGACATTTTGTGCACTTATAAAGGAAATTATGACATCTTCttttatatgtaaaaaataCACATATGTTATAttagagtaatgcttctatacttttttttttttttttattatcgttCATTCACGCatattcaacggctcagatttaattttttttaaattatgactTGCAATAGCAGATCACTTTGGAAAAGGTACCGGTTACCAAGTacctcaaaaaagaatatttttatcttttaatatatgaacaatttagttattttacatctactatattttcaaaatttttattttttctttgtttcctttttctctctctatcttttctttcataatttggcatttcatataagaaaaatttcaaatgatttgataatatgatcattgaatttaaactttaaatagtaatatgaaatttctcaaatttaaatttcacttttaaatttaaaatttaatattatattcaaatttatattttaaaaatttaagtttcatataaatactttgaaatatggtaaacagaaataattgtttgaattctagtctttTGATTTAGGTATGGTTTTggatttcgaaaaattggtaagttttgaatttggatatggatttttgaaatccttcgagttcggaaataagttttgtgattgttagttaaatttgaattcaaattcctaactattttttttctcaccaataattctaatcttttaaatttatatgtttaaaattatatttaaaatatttattagctctaatagttaaattatcattttgtttaaaatatttattatttttaccggttccaaattgttcttaatgttattcggttcaataggttaaaatcagattcttgatagaataggtcaaagtctgatcagtcaaatcaatcggttcaatatagtttttaaatcattgaatttaaaatttaaatagtaatatgaaattcctctagagaaatttagttgtagaaatcttactttctaagtttttaatgcattacgttttaaacttgTGCgaataaattgtattttaaatctttgtagaaatttagtttttaaataataatatgaaattcctctaatttaaattttatttttaaattttaagtatttaatttttaaaatttaaattcatcgtatttagaaataaaactatttctaaaatttctataatttaaattaatgcataatttgagaaacactaaaacatttaaagtagattcctaaattaatgcctaataattgcataaatttggttaatcaattaattttctaaattagtgctaattaatgcataaatttaggacctcaattaaaagtttctttaaatattgtattatttaattaccaaactaaccttgaataaaataattcttttacctgctaagtattagagttacatttttaccctctattaatcagcagttaagatttttttttttttttttaaaagtacctAATCATTTCTCGTTATATTATTgtgattttaattattattattatttatttgagcACTCCATGAGAGTCTACTATATGTGTTTACTCTTTCCACCAAAGGAGGGGAGACTCATTCAACAAAGTAGTCAACAACCACACAACTTATTCTAACCTCTTATTCCACCTCTCCAACTTATTCTAACCCCTTTAAAATCTGTTTCTTTCTCAAAcagaatttcaaaaaaataaaaataagattttttttctataaaatctgaaaaagaatttttgtagaaaaactaattttttgaaaatcagtaccgaacaaaaaaaaaaaaaaattgtacacttgcaaataaattttacaacacttcacaaatttataaaaaacattgcctatataaaataaggaggcaattgcttatatatctctgaaaaatttctgactttctgatttatccctctttgaaggctaatattaaaaataccctcTTTACGTTCCAACTTATTTCCAATATattcctagagttaaattttattagcaatagctgttatctttaaaaaattactattttgcccttttaaatgTATCTTTCTgccatcaccaacttttcttatttgactttaaattagggatataaaaagtattttaactttttatcttttcaaatatacctttttaCCGttaccaacattttttatttgcccttaataagttaaggacaaaaaaggcattttgatttttttttaattctggtAGATAttaacttacgtttaacccaagttaatttAACGGATGTTTACTGTaggaatattttgaaataacggatGAACATATAAGGGAATATTTCGAAATAACAGATGAACATATGaaaggtatattggaaagaaaaaaaattagagataaataaaatattttcgaaattttgagaaatatataggcaattatccctaaaataaGTATAAGAAATGTAAACCAcaaagggtgcgtttggttcgagttatcctggcaggattacaagcaatcctgccaggatagctgtgtttggttaatccgctatgtaatctagtcgttaatgtagcattacaaatcgagcaggattacatcgaaaatattaacgggaggggggtcgtgtatcttgcattactgaaacccgttaatactacatattatgtaaaatgacaattttaccctccaacaaccccaaatctaattaacagcattattttcatctctctctctcgccttcccccctctctctcgcacgccgctttctctcgctctctctctctctctctctctcgcgaacacctatcatcttctattgcgtcgtcctcctaTGTAAttatcacgatctccttccctccattagtcatttccgcaaaaaataatattcaaatgaccacaacaaggacaattttggaaaaaactatacttttatgtcaggattactaaattttataaactgaaccaaacgtattaatgctataaacactgtaatctagtattacattactgtattaaaccaaacgcgctaatgcagcatcaatagtaatctcacgccgaaatccaagatacctggatatgtcgagatactttgtaatattacataactcgaaccaaacgggcccaaAGAGATAAGCtagatattaaattatatagtttgTAAAGTATTTTAGCATGTATTTGTAATTGAAATAAGACGTTTCAAATTGAAGCTTCAATTCTTGTGCTTTAATTATAGTTTGGTTCCACGAAATAGCAAATGTTTTAGGcttttaattatagtatatagCTACAACTAAATGCAAGAACCATTGCATCGCAAAAAAACCCTATGGAGCAAGCCATTTTAACATAACTCATTATTAAAGCACAAGGGACAAAGAGTTTAATGATTGATTTTCGAGATCTTAAATttataatctaattattttacatttctaattaaatttatttttttaaaaaataaacgaaataggtAACatattaattctctctctctaagaaaaaGAGAGTAGATTATAGTAGTATAGTAGGATTTAACTCGATTTAATTTCGCCTCACCCAATATTACCAAGAAATATAATCTacctcaacaacaacaacaacattacAACAATAAGAACTAAATTTAATCCCTATACAATCCCAATTTTGCAGCTTAGTCCCTAAACACTCGTTATTGTACAACATTGGAAGTGGAAATTCAttgcaaaatttaaaatgtaataatatatgcAAAAGTTTAAGGAGAAAATAATCGAAATAAAACATTACAGAGCAATTACTTGCGGAATTAAAAATATGACTATTATTCGAAATTCGAAAACATCACCACTATAATATAACATAACACCTCTAGTAGTAGCTTACGTACTCATCTGGAACCGGACCGGCGGGGCGGTTTAGGTGGGCGAACGAACCGGACCGGACGAGGCGGCGCGggcgcgccgcggcggcggcttCGGCGACGGCGCACGCGGCCTTGCACGATCCGTGCAGATCCAGCACGGCGAGGCGCGCCgcgatcgcggcggcggcgccgcggcgggggcggcggcgccggagccGCCGACGACTCCCGATCtcgtcggaggaggaggcgcgGGCGCActcggcgagggcggcggcgaagggatcggggagggaggaggaggaggagatcgggGGCGAGGGTTTGAGAGGAGGGGGAAGGGGGAGGGTTTTTttgaggagggggaggggattTGGGGTTCGCGGGCGGGGGATTTGGGGATCGGGGTGCGCTCCCACAGAGAGGAATGAGGAGGAGGAAAGAGAGGAGAGCGGGGCGAATGGGAAGGGGACGGAGAAGGggaggggaagaggaggagaacgaCGACGACCGACGACGCGGAGCTCGACACGACCGACGAGCAGgaggcgcggcggcggaggcgcggaCAAGGGTGGCCGCGGCGGCTGCGGAGgccttcgccgccgcctcgggcggcggcggaggcgcggaGTCTCCCGGCGAGGTTTCATCGGtgtagagagaagagagagagagagagagagagagagagagagagagagagagagagagagggggggggggcgggggcggtATGTTTGGTTTGTTGTTGTTGGTGGTGCTGCTGCAGCAATGTAGTGTGAAGGAGATAATGAGATAAATTGAAGGAGAGGTATGTAtttaagtgtatatatatattttagtcagcactcactctctctctctctctctctctctctctcgctcgctcgctaTTCGACGCGCGCGCTCGTCGCGCGCGTTGGTGGGGGGACGACGAGGCGGGGGAGCACGAATGCATGATTTTTGAGGATAAGTTagggttgggttgggttgcgGAGatattgcgttacgtgcggtaagAAAcgatgataaaataataattaaattaatataaaattcaagtcgaattaaattagaatttaatcgatctaaccaattaaggaatggataaatttaaatttagatttgtacttattcttaatggttactatattattaaaaagaggatTGTATTTcactatataatatacgggagtttttagaaaatctaTCAGAAacatattcctatatgctttttctttaactccattttatctaatagcgttagatagacctcaataccaaactaagttttaagaagttttttaaaaaaaaagaagtaaaaatacAGGAAATTActatgaattataaattatttttgtatagaTTATAGAGACGGATTTGTATAAACAATTCAtaagttttgagtttttgtaaaACTAAAccatctttttcaattttgcagatttggaCCAGATTTATCGACATCggacaaaaatacccttattccttttctttctctctctacttttttttattttgttattttttttctctccaaccctCGTCGCCTCCTCCACTGTCTTCGCGGTCTGCGATGGCAATGAGGGCGTCCTCTTTCTCCATCTCCTCATCTGCCGACACCGGCAGCCCCCGGTGACAATAACAAAGGCAGCGCCGTCTCCTTTTTCTATTCTctgcctccacctccgccttcGCCGGCACCGAAGAAAGAGAACTCGGAGCGGATGCGGGTGAAGATAGAGTAGATGCCAGACGGAGAGGACGAGGTCACGATCAAGGAGGTACTCGCCGCCCATGAGCgtgaggaaaaaaaatgcaCCCATATCCAAAGAACGAACAAAAATACAGAGGatagataaaaataagaataaaatgtaaaaaattaaattttaatttatttgttttaagtCAACcaacaatataaatttataactaaATATATACTACATAATTTTGCAATGGTAAACCacgtattttaattttaaaattaaagtatcatTAAccaacttaaatcaaacaaattgggagattaaatagtaaaattaaaatttcgaaaagattggatagtcgattcaaaatagtttgtaatttagataaattttgaacatttttatttgaaaaaaaaacataattttttttatttttgtaagatTTGTTAAGTCGATAACtatagtaattaatttttaacttttatacttctattaaaaaatataaaaatgtatatttcttataattttgacCGAGTCTCTGTTTTGGCTAATTGGATATATGTACGATCATCCTCGAATAATTGTTGTTagtaagaaaagaaattctaaatattaattttttttttggaaaaaatactttcttttttttttttttgttgatttggGCACCTTCAACTAATATACTGTTCAATTGGAATTATCTGGTCATAGTAGGCCCCTAATGATTTTGATTGAGCATTtctaaatcaattaaattagtAGTTAAGACACTctaatcatttttaaaaaatatattagtgaCCTATTTTCCAATGTCCAATAGTTGAATAATGTactaaaatttcatctaattaatttaatagaaaTGCATTTGCTCTATTAAACTCAATTTAATGTTAATTTTGTACTTGATTTGcaataattagaattagactttTGGCAAAGGATCCGAAGCACAtgcaattattatttataattaaagttattagtattaaaaaacAATCAACTACCATTGATCGTACCATTGGGTGGAATTATGCTTAAGAGCTTGCTTCATTAATGTGGATAATTATGGTTTTAGAAAAAGGGTGgggacaaaaatttaaaaactagtAAATTGtggcaacttttttttttatgtacttTTGTAACATCATTATTTAGGTTATCACTTCTCTTAACTTAATAATAAAAGTACTTTACCATTTTGCTCACTTTCTTTTTTGGGTGAACTGCATACAGCGCTCCATTAAGAAGTGGTCAGAAAAATCCTCCACACGAGGTCACAAGATATCTGCTGCACTTATTATCTctaaaatcaaagaaaaaagaaaaaaaaaaaagggggaagaaAAGGTACTATTGTTCTAGACTTTAATTCAAATACTAGTATTTCAAGTTTTCAATGTCACTCCATCTTAGTATAAgtcataaaaaatacaaaatacaaaatacaaaatacaaaaaaaaaactgggcCTAAATGTAGATCCAAATGGGTTGAGAGCCCAGCTAATTTGTAGGCCCATTTTTGTACATAAATGCTGGGCAAGAATGTGGAGAGAGGATGTTACAATTGAAGAAatttaatgagaaaaaaaaacctgtttccaaaatcttaaaaaagtaatttatCACAAGAAACAAAGGCAAAATGGCCGTTTGGTTACGTGTAGTTGTAGCTGCattgcagttgtaactgcataTAAATGCAAATttcgtgtttggtttgatgtatttaactcaAACTGCTGCAGTAAAAACTGCAGgaggaggcccaactgcagtagttcgaactacgcccaaattggcgTGATTCCAATTACAgtagttggagagagtaactttaaataaaatgtatgcttacctcctcaatatttttaaaacaaaaattattttttttttttacattggaggtaatctcaccttcatatatataaaataataaaattttaaaaattatttctcaactgtatgcaatcaaataaattatttatacgtgcagcgctttctactgcatccaaccaaacaagattcatgtagttataactgctgtatttccaactgcatgcatctctaactacactgtatttataattacatctaaccaaacggtcCCAAGTATTTTTATTAGGAGTTAATATGAATAATGGAAGCACTTATTATCTAACTTCTCTAATGCATTGGTGATATAGCTTGCAAGGTAAAAGAAAAGCAGGTATAAACACTAATAAGGCACTACAAATATCAAAGccacatatctctctctctctctctctctctctctctctctcaaatgcTCTGTACTAATCATGATTATgtaccaggaaaaaaaaaaggcttgtTCTTTGCTTTATTCTGAGATATAGTATTATTTTACGAATTACTGCTTGAGTAGTGATATCTGAAGAACTACtaaaattaagtatatatatactacaataataattttgaatgcAAAATAATCTACAAAATGATGCTATTGCTACAAGTAAAGTAAAAGTAAAACCAATCAAATTCTAAAAATCTTCTATAT
This DNA window, taken from Ananas comosus cultivar F153 linkage group 21, ASM154086v1, whole genome shotgun sequence, encodes the following:
- the LOC109726355 gene encoding WAS/WASL-interacting protein family member 3-like, yielding MKPRRETPRLRRRPRRRRRPPQPPRPPLSAPPPPRLLLVGRVELRVVGRRRSPPLPLPFSVPFPFAPLSSLSSSSFLSVGAHPDPQIPRPRTPNPLPLLKKTLPLPPPLKPSPPISSSSSLPDPFAAALAECARASSSDEIGSRRRLRRRRPRRGAAAAIAARLAVLDLHGSCKAACAVAEAAAAARPRRLVRSGSFAHLNRPAGPVPDEYVSYY